One genomic region from Microcystis panniformis FACHB-1757 encodes:
- a CDS encoding type II toxin-antitoxin system TacA family antitoxin: MSSKTKSKTPRNTLNLRIKPEERNLIDMAAKVQGKNRTDFILEAARNAAEETLLERTIFWASPEAYAEFIALLDAPPQPNERLRKTMQTLAPWEKE, translated from the coding sequence ATGAGTAGTAAAACAAAAAGTAAGACTCCGCGTAATACCCTAAATTTGCGAATTAAGCCAGAAGAACGCAATTTGATCGATATGGCAGCCAAAGTGCAAGGTAAGAATAGAACTGATTTTATTTTGGAAGCCGCGCGGAATGCTGCGGAGGAAACTTTGCTCGAACGTACTATTTTTTGGGCTAGTCCAGAGGCTTATGCAGAATTTATCGCACTTCTAGATGCACCACCTCAACCTAATGAACGTTTACGCAAAACCATGCAGACGCTCGCACCTTGGGAGAAGGAATGA